From Anaerolineales bacterium, a single genomic window includes:
- the pckA gene encoding phosphoenolpyruvate carboxykinase (ATP): protein METTNKMNESLSADCEGLGNDFNLNSLAESGSGRIHRNLPIESLYEQSVCRREGMIARNGALAVKSGVHTARAARDKFIVREPSTLGDVWWSENNQAFSPQKFDQIFCRIKRYVADKDLFVQDCFAGADPQNRLAIRIVTEWAWHSVFARNMFILPADRAAQSNFKPEFTIVCVPSFEAIPSIDGTWTGTFILLNFERRMCLIGGTGYAGEIKKSVFTVMNYLLPRKDVLPMHCSANVGAHGDVALFFGLSGTGKTSLSADVKRRLIGDDEHAWGDEGIFNLEAGCYAKVIRLSPEDEPLIYRTTSQFGTILENVACTSTSRAIDLNDDAITENTRASYSLSKIDNAFDGSVAGHPRNIVLLTCDASGVMPPIARLTPEQAVYHFISGYTAKVGGTEAGLRDEPVITFSNCFGAPFMVHHPTVYANLLREKIEQQAVDCWLINTGWVGGPYGVGERIRIDYTRTMIEAVLSGTLQDGEFVEDPVFGYEVPRACEGIPEGILDPASSWPSRDGYLARYRQLAAKFVENFRRFEPRCPIEIRVAGPRIESLGSVS, encoded by the coding sequence ATGGAAACCACTAACAAAATGAACGAGTCGTTGAGTGCTGACTGTGAGGGACTCGGGAACGATTTTAATTTGAACAGCCTGGCGGAATCTGGCAGTGGCCGAATTCATCGGAATCTGCCCATCGAGTCACTTTACGAGCAGTCTGTCTGCCGCAGGGAGGGGATGATCGCGCGCAACGGCGCCTTGGCCGTAAAGTCGGGCGTTCACACCGCCCGGGCGGCCAGGGATAAGTTCATCGTCCGCGAACCAAGTACGCTGGGCGACGTTTGGTGGAGTGAAAACAATCAGGCCTTCTCGCCCCAGAAGTTCGACCAGATTTTCTGCAGGATCAAACGGTACGTCGCCGATAAGGACCTGTTCGTACAGGATTGTTTTGCGGGCGCGGATCCGCAGAACCGACTTGCGATACGCATCGTCACGGAATGGGCGTGGCACAGTGTTTTCGCCCGGAACATGTTCATCCTTCCCGCCGATCGAGCTGCCCAGAGCAATTTCAAGCCAGAATTTACGATCGTTTGCGTACCTTCATTTGAGGCGATCCCTTCGATTGACGGCACCTGGACGGGCACTTTCATCTTGCTCAACTTCGAACGCAGGATGTGCCTGATCGGCGGAACCGGATATGCCGGGGAGATCAAGAAATCCGTCTTTACGGTGATGAACTACCTGCTTCCCCGCAAGGATGTGTTACCGATGCACTGTTCGGCCAACGTCGGAGCGCACGGGGACGTCGCGTTGTTCTTCGGATTGTCCGGAACGGGGAAAACCTCGCTGTCCGCCGACGTCAAGCGTCGTCTGATCGGGGATGACGAGCATGCCTGGGGAGACGAAGGGATTTTCAACCTCGAAGCAGGTTGTTATGCGAAGGTCATCCGACTCAGCCCGGAGGACGAACCGCTGATCTACCGCACCACGTCGCAATTCGGCACGATCCTGGAAAACGTGGCCTGCACTTCGACCTCGCGGGCGATCGATTTGAATGACGACGCCATCACCGAAAACACGCGAGCGTCGTATTCGCTATCCAAGATCGACAATGCGTTCGACGGCAGCGTCGCAGGCCATCCTAGGAACATCGTGCTTTTGACCTGTGACGCCTCCGGCGTGATGCCGCCCATCGCTCGATTGACCCCCGAACAAGCGGTGTATCACTTCATCTCCGGCTACACGGCGAAAGTCGGCGGAACCGAGGCAGGGTTGCGCGATGAACCCGTGATCACCTTCAGCAACTGCTTCGGTGCGCCGTTCATGGTTCATCATCCGACGGTCTACGCGAATTTGCTCCGGGAGAAAATCGAGCAGCAAGCCGTGGATTGTTGGTTGATCAACACCGGCTGGGTCGGAGGGCCGTACGGTGTGGGAGAACGCATCCGCATCGACTACACCCGAACGATGATCGAAGCAGTCTTGAGCGGCACGCTTCAGGACGGGGAGTTTGTCGAGGACCCCGTCTTCGGGTACGAAGTTCCCCGCGCTTGTGAGGGGATTCCGGAAGGGATATTGGATCCCGCATCGAGTTGGCCCTCACGAGACGGCTATTTGGCACGTTACCGTCAATTGGCGGCGAAATTCGTCGAAAATTTCCGACGCTTCGAGCCGCGCTGTCCGATCGAGATCCGCGTTGCCGGACCTCGAATCGAATCATTGGGATCTGTATCATGA
- the ilvD gene encoding dihydroxy-acid dehydratase → MRSNLIKSGFERAPHRALLKATGVRDEDMSKPFVAVVNSYVEIIPGHKHLQRLGKLVAQAVRDAGGLPFEFNTIGICDGIAMGHEGMKFSLPSRELIADSVETMITAHRFDGMVCIPNCDKIIPGMLMAAMRLDIPTIFVSGGPMSAGRTPDGRVVDLISVFEGVGAYKAGKIDDAELKVLEDHGCPSCGSCSGLFTANSMNCLMEALGIALPYNGTALAVSSERDELAMQAAQRIVDLIETGLTPRQIATPEAFDDAFALDMAMGGSTNTVLHVLAIAHEAGIEFPLERINQIAEKVPHLCKVSPSGPWHMEDVHRAGGVPAILHEIGSAGNTLHLDRPTVTGGTFGESIKDVQITDEEVIRPVSNAHSDRGGLAILFGNLAPEGAVVKTGAVDAAMHEHSGPARVYESHDEAIRGILAGEVQAGEVVVIRYEGPAGGPGMQEMLSPTSAIVGMGLGDKVALITDGRFSGGTRGACIGHVSPEAAARGPIAAIRSGDVIEISLPERRIDVRLSEEEMEARLQVLPPFQPTTKSKWLRRYAQMVTSASTGAVFQDI, encoded by the coding sequence ATGCGATCAAATCTCATTAAAAGCGGTTTCGAACGAGCGCCTCATCGAGCATTGTTAAAGGCGACGGGCGTGCGGGATGAGGACATGAGCAAGCCCTTCGTGGCGGTGGTGAATTCCTACGTGGAAATCATTCCCGGCCACAAACACCTGCAGCGATTGGGGAAACTCGTTGCTCAGGCGGTGCGTGATGCGGGGGGACTGCCCTTCGAATTCAACACCATCGGCATCTGTGACGGTATTGCCATGGGACACGAAGGGATGAAATTTTCCCTGCCAAGCCGCGAGTTAATCGCCGACAGCGTGGAAACCATGATCACGGCGCATCGTTTCGACGGCATGGTTTGCATTCCCAATTGCGATAAGATCATCCCTGGCATGTTGATGGCCGCCATGCGGCTCGACATTCCCACCATTTTTGTCAGCGGCGGACCGATGTCCGCGGGGCGTACACCGGATGGTCGTGTGGTCGATTTGATCAGCGTCTTCGAAGGAGTCGGCGCCTACAAGGCGGGCAAGATCGACGACGCCGAACTTAAAGTCCTCGAGGATCATGGTTGTCCTTCCTGCGGTTCGTGCAGCGGTTTGTTTACCGCCAACAGCATGAACTGCCTGATGGAAGCCCTGGGCATCGCCCTGCCGTACAATGGAACGGCGCTGGCCGTGTCTTCGGAACGCGACGAGTTGGCCATGCAAGCTGCGCAGAGGATCGTGGATCTGATCGAGACGGGACTCACGCCGCGTCAGATCGCCACCCCCGAAGCCTTTGATGATGCGTTTGCCCTGGACATGGCCATGGGCGGCAGCACCAATACGGTGCTGCATGTTCTTGCGATCGCGCACGAGGCTGGCATCGAGTTTCCCCTCGAGCGGATCAATCAGATCGCCGAGAAAGTGCCGCATCTGTGCAAGGTCAGTCCTTCGGGACCGTGGCACATGGAGGACGTTCACCGCGCCGGCGGTGTACCCGCTATCTTGCACGAGATCGGTTCGGCGGGCAACACGCTGCACCTCGACCGGCCGACCGTCACCGGCGGCACCTTTGGTGAAAGCATCAAGGATGTACAGATTACCGACGAGGAAGTCATCCGCCCGGTGAGCAACGCACATTCGGACAGGGGCGGACTGGCAATTCTCTTCGGCAACCTTGCGCCGGAAGGCGCTGTGGTCAAGACCGGGGCGGTGGACGCCGCCATGCACGAGCACAGCGGCCCGGCGCGCGTTTACGAGAGCCACGATGAAGCGATTCGAGGGATTTTGGCCGGGGAAGTCCAGGCGGGTGAAGTGGTCGTCATTCGCTACGAAGGCCCTGCGGGAGGGCCGGGCATGCAGGAAATGCTCAGCCCCACCAGCGCCATCGTCGGAATGGGACTTGGCGACAAAGTCGCCTTGATCACCGACGGGCGCTTCTCCGGCGGAACACGCGGCGCATGCATCGGGCACGTCAGCCCGGAGGCGGCCGCCCGCGGGCCGATCGCCGCGATCCGCTCCGGCGACGTGATCGAAATTTCTCTGCCCGAGCGCAGGATCGACGTCCGACTCAGTGAAGAGGAAATGGAAGCGCGCCTTCAAGTGCTTCCGCCGTTCCAACCTACAACGAAGAGCAAGTGGCTGCGGCGCTACGCACAAATGGTCACCAGCGCTTCGACTGGCGCCGTGTTTCAGGATATCTGA